In Subdoligranulum variabile, the genomic stretch CAAAAAAGCGCCCGCCCGGAAAGGGCGGACGCAGGAAAATTCTGGGAAACCGGTGTTATTCGTACAGCGGGAACCGGGCGGAAAGCTCGGCCACCCGGGCGGCGATGTCTTCCTTCTTGGCCTCGAAGTCAAAGATGCAGTCGGCGATGCAGTCGGCGATGATCTTCATCTCGGCGGGGCCCATGCCGCGGGTGGTCACGGCGGGGGTGCCCACGCGGACACCGCTGGTCACGAAGGGGCTGCGCTTCTCGCCGGGGACGGTGTTCTTGTTGGCGGTGATGTGCACCTCGTCCAGATTGTGCTCCAGCTCCTTGCCGGTGCAGTCCTCGTCGGTCAGATCGATGAGCAGCAGATGGTTGTCGGTGCCGCCGGAAACCAGCTTGACGCCCCGGGCGGTGAGTTCGTCGGCCAGGGCCGCCGCGTTCTCCACGATCTTGCGGGCGTACTCCCGGAAGGCGGGCTGCAGCGCCTCGCCGAAGCAGACGGCCTTGGCGGCGATGACATGCTCCAGCGGGCCGCCCTGGGTGCCGGGGAAGATGGCCGAGTTGATCCGCTTGATGAGATATTCGTTGTTGGTCAGGATCAGGCCGCCCCGGGGACCGCGCAGCGTCTTGTGGGTGGTGGTGGTCACCACGTCGGCGTAGGGCACGGGGTTCTGGTGCATGCCGCCCGCCACCAGACCGGCGATGTGGGCCATATCCACCATGAGCATGGCGCCGTAGCCGTGGGCGATCTCAGCCAGCTTTGCAAAGTCGATGGCACGGGGATAGGCCGACGCACCGGCCACCAGCAGCTTGGGCCGGACCTTGGCCACCTGCTTGGCCAGGGCGGCGTAGTCGATGCGGCCGTCCTCACCCACGCCGTAGGAGACGAAGTGGTAGTTCTTGCCGCTCATGTTCACGGGGGAACCGTGGGTCAGGTGACCGCCCTGGGACAGATCCATGCCCATGACGGTGTCGCCCACATCCAGCAGGGCAAAGTAGACGGCCAGGTTGGCCTGGGCGCCGGAATGGGGCTGCACGTTGGCGTACTTGGCGCCGAACAGCTTGCAGGCGCGGTCGATGGCGATCTGCTCCACCTCGTCCACGAACTGGCAGCCGCCGTAGTAGCGGTGACCGGGGTAGCCCTCGGCGTACTTGTTGGTCAGCACGCTGCCCATGGCGGCCATCACGGCCGGGGAGACGATGTTCTCGCTGGCGATGAGCTCGATGTTGGCCCGCTGACGGCCCAGCTCGCGCTGCATGGCGGCGCCCACCTCGGGGTCGGCGCTCTGTACAAAGCCGATGGTGTCGATCATGTCCTGATACATTTCCCTTTACCTCCCTGATTCTCTATGCTGTTAAATGTATATGCAGAGATCACAGCATGCCTTTGGTGGAAAGCACGCCTTCGATCCGGGCATCGGTGCGGGTGGCGGCGTCCAGGGCCTTGGCAAAGGCCTTGAACATCGCCTCCAGTTTGTGGTGGTCGTTCTCGCCGTAGAGCACCTTCAGGTGCAGGTTGATGGCCGCCGCATAGGAGATGGCGTAAAAGAATTCCCGGGCCATCTGGGTATCCATGCCGCCGCAGGCGGGGGTGGCAAACTGGGCGTCGTAGACGAAATAGGGCCGTCCGCCCAGATCCACCGCACAGAGGGCCAGCGTCTCGTCCATGGGCAAAAGGCAGCTGCCGTAGCGTACCAGCCCGGCCTTGTCGCCCAGGGCCTGGCGCAGGGCGGTGCCCAGGGCGATGCCGATATCCTCAATGGTGTGGTGGCAGTCCACCTCCAGGTCGCCGTGGCAGTCCACGGTCAGGTCGAACAGACCGTGGCGGGCAAAGCCGTCCAGCATGTGGTCAAAAAAGCCGATGCCGGTGTGAAGATCGGCCTTGCCGGTGCCGTCCAGATTCAGCGTCAGGGTGATCTGCGTTTCCCGCGTCGTGCGCGTTACCGTTGCTGTGCGTGCCATAGAGTGTGGCTCCTTTCCCGCCTGTGGGCTGCAATATACCTAAAACTATAGCACGGCCGGACCGAAGCGTCAACGCTTTAAAGCGCCGTTTGGGGGAAATGGCCGTTATATTTGTAAAATTTATTTACGAAATCGCAACACATTTTGTGCGTCTGCGCGCTACAATAAAAACAAATCAGGGATTTCCGCGCCGTTTCGCGCCCGACCGTGGAGGGGGCGGGCCCTGGCTGGTCTTTTTTGAAAGGACAACCGCACTATGGCAAAGATCATCGGAATTGATTTGGGAACGACCAACAGCTGTGCCGCCGTCATCGAGGGGGGCAAGCCGGTGGTTATTCCCAATGCCGAGGGCCAGCGCACCACACCGTCGGTGGTGGCGTTCACCAAAACGGGGGAACGGCTGGTGGGGGATGCCGCCAAACGGCAGGCCGTCACCAACGCCCCGCGGACCATCTGCAGCGTCAAGCGGCAGATGGGCAGTGAGACGCGTATCCCCATCGACGGCAAATGCTATGCCCCGCAGCAGATCAGCGCCCTGA encodes the following:
- the glyA gene encoding serine hydroxymethyltransferase — translated: MYQDMIDTIGFVQSADPEVGAAMQRELGRQRANIELIASENIVSPAVMAAMGSVLTNKYAEGYPGHRYYGGCQFVDEVEQIAIDRACKLFGAKYANVQPHSGAQANLAVYFALLDVGDTVMGMDLSQGGHLTHGSPVNMSGKNYHFVSYGVGEDGRIDYAALAKQVAKVRPKLLVAGASAYPRAIDFAKLAEIAHGYGAMLMVDMAHIAGLVAGGMHQNPVPYADVVTTTTHKTLRGPRGGLILTNNEYLIKRINSAIFPGTQGGPLEHVIAAKAVCFGEALQPAFREYARKIVENAAALADELTARGVKLVSGGTDNHLLLIDLTDEDCTGKELEHNLDEVHITANKNTVPGEKRSPFVTSGVRVGTPAVTTRGMGPAEMKIIADCIADCIFDFEAKKEDIAARVAELSARFPLYE
- the hisB gene encoding imidazoleglycerol-phosphate dehydratase HisB yields the protein MARTATVTRTTRETQITLTLNLDGTGKADLHTGIGFFDHMLDGFARHGLFDLTVDCHGDLEVDCHHTIEDIGIALGTALRQALGDKAGLVRYGSCLLPMDETLALCAVDLGGRPYFVYDAQFATPACGGMDTQMAREFFYAISYAAAINLHLKVLYGENDHHKLEAMFKAFAKALDAATRTDARIEGVLSTKGML